In the Sediminibacter sp. Hel_I_10 genome, one interval contains:
- a CDS encoding OmpH family outer membrane protein encodes MKSKVLFIMFLLGLTSIASHAQRGVRIGYIDTEYILQNVPEYQEASNQLDQKVQQWKADIEQRLGVIDTKKKQLNNERILLTKELYEERLEDISFEEAEILDYQQKRFGPSGDLMIQKQQLMQPIQDQIFAAVQEIAGNKKYDFIFDKSADVVMLYSAERYDISELIIRSITRSSKRTQANTREERKAANEEDVVPEINEELEAREKAIEEKQSARQKLIEERREAQQKRRDSLKDAAEARRQKILDEREAAKTDRDSAQGGTQDRKSDVSKEPTDDAKDKTPDSEKTPEQIAEEKRQAKLKDREERKKALEERKQKILEARKKAKEEREAQKKENDSVPENN; translated from the coding sequence ATGAAATCTAAAGTTCTTTTTATAATGTTCTTGCTAGGTTTAACTAGCATTGCCAGCCATGCACAACGGGGTGTTAGAATTGGTTATATCGATACCGAATATATTTTACAGAATGTTCCTGAATATCAAGAAGCTTCCAATCAATTAGATCAAAAGGTCCAACAATGGAAAGCCGATATCGAACAGCGTTTAGGAGTGATTGACACCAAAAAGAAACAACTCAACAATGAGCGTATCTTATTAACTAAGGAGCTTTATGAAGAGCGTCTAGAAGATATTTCTTTTGAAGAGGCAGAGATCTTAGATTATCAGCAAAAGCGTTTTGGGCCTAGTGGTGATTTAATGATCCAAAAGCAGCAGTTAATGCAACCGATCCAAGACCAAATCTTTGCAGCGGTTCAAGAGATTGCCGGTAATAAAAAATATGATTTCATTTTTGATAAGTCGGCCGATGTGGTGATGTTGTACTCTGCAGAACGATATGATATCAGTGAGTTGATCATTAGAAGCATCACACGTTCATCAAAACGAACTCAGGCGAATACAAGAGAGGAGCGTAAAGCAGCTAATGAAGAAGACGTGGTACCAGAAATCAATGAAGAGTTAGAGGCTCGTGAAAAGGCTATTGAAGAAAAGCAATCTGCGCGTCAAAAATTAATTGAAGAACGTCGCGAAGCACAACAGAAACGTCGTGACTCATTAAAAGATGCGGCCGAGGCAAGACGTCAAAAAATTCTTGACGAACGTGAAGCAGCTAAGACTGATCGCGATAGTGCCCAAGGAGGAACTCAAGATAGAAAATCTGATGTTTCAAAAGAGCCTACAGATGATGCCAAAGATAAGACGCCAGACTCAGAGAAAACACCAGAGCAAATTGCTGAAGAAAAACGTCAGGCAAAATTAAAAGACAGAGAAGAACGTAAAAAAGCGCTTGAAGAGCGCAAACAAAAAATATTAGAAGCACGTAAAAAAGCGAAAGAAGAACGGGAAGCCCAAAAGAAAGAAAACGATTCAGTTCCCGAGAACAACTAA
- a CDS encoding OmpH family outer membrane protein — protein sequence MKHFKTLLFAAILFVGTTSLATAQSKIAHINTTDLVQAMPEMKTAQAEIEKLTKTYEADIKTMATELQTKIKQYQSEVDTKTEEENTGRAQEVQQMEQSIRQYQGQAQQDLAKKEEALLKPIFEKAKMAIQKVAKAQGFQYVLDSTQGGGVLVSDGKDLMADVKKELGF from the coding sequence ATGAAACATTTTAAGACACTATTATTTGCAGCCATACTCTTTGTTGGTACAACTAGCCTTGCAACAGCACAAAGTAAAATCGCGCATATCAATACTACAGATTTGGTGCAAGCCATGCCAGAAATGAAAACTGCACAAGCTGAGATCGAGAAATTGACCAAGACTTACGAAGCAGACATCAAAACAATGGCAACTGAGCTTCAAACAAAAATTAAGCAATACCAATCTGAGGTAGATACTAAAACCGAAGAAGAGAATACAGGTAGAGCTCAAGAGGTACAACAAATGGAACAAAGCATCCGTCAGTACCAAGGTCAAGCACAACAAGATCTTGCTAAAAAGGAAGAAGCGTTGTTAAAGCCTATTTTTGAAAAAGCAAAGATGGCTATCCAGAAGGTTGCTAAAGCACAAGGATTTCAATACGTTTTAGACTCAACTCAAGGTGGAGGTGTATTGGTTTCTGACGGTAAAGACCTTATGGCAGACGTCAAAAAAGAATTAGGATTCTAA
- the murI gene encoding glutamate racemase → MKESPIGIFDSGIGGTSIFKEIRTLLPYEHSIYLADSANAPYGIKSREAIIALSVKNTEFLLERDCKLIVVACNTATTNAIKTLRERYDVPFIGIEPAIKPAALNTATKAVGILATKGTLSSELFHQTTDLYSKDIAVIEQEGQGIVELIEAGETNSSAMEALLKEYLKPMIAANIDYLVLGCTHYPYLIPMLSQMLPSHVKIIDSGQAVAKQTKAVLEQRQLLNINNETPKQLFYSNGNVKVLDAILEHRYAVNYLNF, encoded by the coding sequence ATGAAGGAAAGTCCAATTGGTATATTTGACTCTGGTATTGGAGGGACGTCTATTTTTAAAGAAATTAGAACACTGCTGCCTTACGAGCACTCGATCTATTTAGCAGACAGCGCCAATGCTCCTTACGGGATTAAAAGCAGGGAGGCCATTATTGCATTAAGCGTTAAGAATACAGAGTTTCTTTTAGAGCGCGATTGTAAGCTTATTGTGGTTGCTTGTAACACTGCCACAACCAATGCCATAAAAACCCTTAGAGAACGCTATGATGTGCCGTTTATAGGTATTGAACCGGCCATTAAGCCTGCTGCACTCAACACAGCCACCAAAGCTGTTGGTATTCTTGCTACCAAGGGCACACTGTCAAGCGAATTATTTCATCAAACTACAGATTTGTATAGTAAAGATATCGCTGTTATTGAGCAGGAGGGTCAAGGTATTGTGGAGTTGATAGAAGCTGGTGAAACCAATTCTTCGGCAATGGAAGCCCTTTTAAAAGAGTACTTAAAGCCTATGATAGCGGCAAATATTGATTACTTGGTGCTGGGCTGTACGCATTATCCCTACTTGATCCCAATGCTGTCTCAAATGCTGCCCAGCCACGTTAAGATTATTGATTCTGGCCAAGCAGTGGCCAAACAAACCAAGGCTGTTTTAGAACAGCGCCAATTATTGAACATAAACAACGAGACACCAAAACAGCTCTTTTATTCCAACGGAAATGTAAAGGTTTTGGATGCTATTTTAGAGCATCGTTATGCCGTAAATTATTTAAATTTTTAG
- a CDS encoding gamma carbonic anhydrase family protein, with protein sequence MPIIKPVNGKHPQIPENCFIAENATIIGEVTMGNHCSVWFNAVIRGDVHFIKMGNKVNVQDGAVIHATYQKSPTTIGNNVSIGHNAIVHGCTVHDNVLIGMGSIVMDDCIIESNSIIAAGAVVTKNTVVASGSIYAGIPAKKVKDISQELLTDEIHRIADNYVTYSSWLK encoded by the coding sequence ATGCCCATAATAAAACCCGTCAACGGAAAACACCCACAAATTCCTGAAAATTGTTTTATCGCCGAAAATGCCACCATCATTGGTGAGGTTACTATGGGCAACCACTGCAGCGTTTGGTTTAATGCTGTGATTAGAGGCGATGTGCATTTTATCAAAATGGGCAATAAAGTCAACGTGCAAGACGGGGCTGTAATTCACGCAACCTATCAAAAATCACCAACCACTATTGGCAATAATGTCTCTATTGGCCACAATGCCATAGTTCATGGTTGTACGGTGCATGACAATGTGCTTATTGGTATGGGAAGTATTGTTATGGATGATTGTATTATTGAAAGCAACAGCATTATCGCTGCGGGTGCAGTAGTTACAAAAAATACCGTTGTGGCTTCTGGAAGTATTTATGCAGGCATTCCCGCAAAGAAAGTAAAAGACATTAGCCAAGAACTTTTAACAGATGAAATTCATCGTATTGCAGACAATTACGTCACCTACAGTAGCTGGCTCAAGTAA
- a CDS encoding LytTR family DNA-binding domain-containing protein, translating into MKLKSIIVEDEETSREILKNYLQKYCPNVDILGEAANVDEALTLIRNNELDLVFLDVEMPYGNAFDLLDKVGDINFETVFVTAYNHYAVEALNAHASYYLMKPISIDELIKAVDYVTETRIKEDALQDEVLVPKTAGVHGKITIPQQDGFDVLETADILYCKADDNYTEIYLNNQKKKLVSKTLKYFEDALTERGFARVHKSYLVNVNEITKYVKGKGGSVILSNGKEIMVSASKKSGLLSYFK; encoded by the coding sequence ATGAAGTTAAAATCTATCATTGTTGAAGATGAAGAAACCAGCAGGGAAATCCTTAAGAATTATCTTCAAAAATACTGTCCTAATGTCGATATTTTAGGGGAAGCTGCTAATGTAGACGAAGCGCTCACGCTCATTAGAAACAATGAGCTCGATCTTGTGTTTCTTGATGTTGAAATGCCTTATGGTAACGCCTTTGACCTTTTAGATAAGGTAGGAGATATTAATTTTGAAACTGTTTTTGTAACCGCTTATAACCATTATGCCGTTGAAGCCTTGAATGCTCACGCTTCTTACTATTTAATGAAACCTATTTCTATAGATGAGCTTATAAAGGCGGTGGATTATGTGACTGAAACACGAATTAAAGAAGATGCGCTTCAAGACGAAGTGCTGGTTCCCAAAACGGCTGGTGTACATGGTAAAATCACCATCCCCCAACAGGATGGTTTTGATGTTTTAGAAACTGCTGATATTTTATATTGTAAAGCTGATGATAATTACACCGAGATCTACCTCAACAACCAAAAGAAGAAGCTTGTTAGCAAAACCTTAAAATATTTTGAAGATGCCCTGACCGAAAGGGGTTTTGCAAGAGTGCATAAAAGCTATTTGGTGAATGTTAATGAAATCACCAAATATGTTAAGGGCAAAGGTGGCAGCGTTATTTTAAGCAATGGTAAGGAAATCATGGTTTCTGCTTCAAAAAAATCAGGATTACTCTCTTATTTTAAATGA
- a CDS encoding RNA methyltransferase, whose protein sequence is MNAHIDKNGTPVTRKLKNSELDRLDPETFKDAKKTPIIIILDNIRSLNNIGSVFRTSDAFLIQNIYLCGITATPPHNDIRKTALGSTETVAWEYAESTMDVINQLKEKDIKIIAIEQAEHATMLNDFKPDPNHTYALVFGNEVKGVAQDVVNNSDLVLEIPQYGTKHSLNISVSCGVVVWDIFTKLKH, encoded by the coding sequence GTGAATGCGCATATCGACAAAAACGGAACACCTGTGACCAGAAAACTTAAAAATAGCGAATTGGATCGTTTAGATCCCGAAACCTTTAAAGACGCTAAGAAGACCCCTATTATTATCATTCTTGACAACATTAGAAGTCTTAACAACATTGGCTCTGTCTTTAGAACGAGTGATGCTTTTCTTATTCAAAACATATACCTCTGCGGCATTACGGCAACACCTCCCCACAATGATATTAGAAAAACGGCCTTGGGAAGTACCGAGACCGTGGCTTGGGAATATGCTGAAAGCACGATGGACGTCATCAATCAATTGAAAGAAAAAGATATAAAAATTATAGCCATTGAACAAGCAGAACACGCCACTATGCTCAATGATTTTAAACCAGATCCCAACCACACCTATGCGCTCGTTTTTGGTAACGAAGTAAAAGGGGTGGCTCAAGATGTTGTGAACAACAGTGATCTGGTTCTGGAAATACCGCAGTATGGTACCAAACATTCTCTAAATATTTCAGTGAGTTGCGGTGTTGTGGTTTGGGATATTTTTACTAAGTTGAAGCACTAA
- the mutS gene encoding DNA mismatch repair protein MutS: MAKKVKKETPLMKQYNAIKVKYPDALLLFRVGDFYETFGEDAVKASKILDIILTKRGAGSETETALAGFPHHSLNNYLPKLVKAGCRVAICDQLEDPKQTKTIVKRGVTELVTPGVALNDDILNSKTNNFLAAVDFGAQLIGVAFLDVSTGEFFMSQGQADYIDKLLQNFRPSEVLVSKPNKQKFNTHFGKDFHAFFLEDWVFQDDYANETLLKHFNTKTLKGFGVEDLYEGIIASGAILHYLGETQHHKLQHITAVKRLNKGEHVWMDRFTIKNLELYQSTNANAITLIQVIDKTISPMGGRLLKRWLALPLINLKQINQRHDVVSFLNKEPQLLHKFQHQLKQIGDIERLISKVATGKICPREVVQLKNALDAIVPIKSLASESKDPSLNLIGDAIETCEALRARIKKTINEEAPVNILKGNTICSDFSSELKELRDLSASGKSYLDNMLERESKRTGITSLKIASNNVFGYYIEVRHTHKDKVPADWIRKQTLVSAERYITEELKEYETKILGAEERILLIEQQLFAELVNDMMRFIKPVQHNAALVAELDCLCGFAQLATENHYSRPQINDDHVLDIKNGRHPVIEKQLPHGEPYIANDVYLDREEQQIIMITGPNMSGKSAILRQTALIVLLAQMGSFVPAEAATIGLTDKIFTRVGASDNISMGESTFMVEMNETASILNNVSDRSLVLLDEIGRGTSTYDGISIAWAISEYLHEHPSKAKTLFATHYHELNEMSTTFKRIKNFNVSVKELKDNVLFLRKLVEGGSEHSFGIHVAKMAGMPQQVIHRANKILKQLEKSHSSDALTDKVKTLDNEMQLSFFNLDDPLLERIREDIVNIDINTLTPVEALMKLNEIKRMLLKKKQA; encoded by the coding sequence TTGGCTAAAAAAGTAAAAAAGGAAACCCCTTTAATGAAACAATACAATGCCATCAAGGTGAAATATCCTGATGCCCTATTGCTATTTAGAGTAGGTGATTTTTACGAGACCTTTGGAGAAGATGCCGTAAAGGCCTCAAAAATTTTAGATATCATTCTTACCAAACGAGGAGCTGGTAGTGAAACAGAGACCGCGCTTGCTGGGTTTCCGCACCATTCTTTAAATAACTATTTGCCAAAATTGGTAAAAGCCGGTTGCCGTGTGGCCATTTGTGATCAATTGGAAGATCCAAAGCAAACCAAGACCATAGTGAAACGTGGCGTTACCGAGTTGGTAACACCAGGAGTGGCGCTTAATGATGATATCTTAAATTCTAAGACCAATAACTTTTTAGCTGCTGTTGATTTTGGGGCTCAGCTTATTGGCGTCGCCTTTTTAGATGTCTCTACCGGTGAGTTTTTTATGTCTCAAGGTCAAGCAGACTACATAGATAAACTGCTACAAAACTTTAGACCCAGTGAGGTATTGGTCTCTAAGCCAAATAAGCAAAAATTTAACACCCATTTTGGTAAAGACTTTCATGCTTTTTTTCTGGAAGATTGGGTGTTTCAAGATGATTATGCCAATGAGACCTTGCTTAAACATTTTAATACCAAAACCTTAAAGGGTTTTGGTGTAGAAGATTTGTATGAGGGGATAATAGCATCTGGTGCCATACTGCATTATCTTGGAGAAACACAACATCACAAATTACAGCATATTACCGCTGTAAAACGTTTAAATAAGGGGGAGCACGTTTGGATGGATCGCTTTACGATCAAGAATCTTGAGCTCTACCAATCTACCAATGCCAATGCCATCACGCTCATTCAAGTTATTGATAAAACCATTTCTCCAATGGGTGGTCGTTTGTTGAAACGGTGGCTAGCCTTGCCTTTGATTAATTTAAAACAGATCAACCAGCGCCATGACGTGGTATCCTTTTTAAATAAAGAACCCCAATTACTTCATAAATTTCAGCATCAACTCAAACAAATTGGAGATATTGAGCGGCTCATTTCTAAGGTAGCAACGGGTAAAATCTGTCCGCGAGAGGTCGTTCAGCTTAAAAATGCATTAGATGCGATAGTCCCAATAAAAAGCTTGGCTTCAGAGTCTAAGGATCCTTCTTTAAACCTTATAGGAGACGCTATAGAAACCTGTGAAGCACTGAGAGCGCGCATCAAAAAGACCATAAATGAGGAGGCTCCGGTTAATATCCTTAAAGGAAACACGATTTGTTCTGATTTTTCTTCGGAATTGAAAGAATTACGAGATTTGTCTGCCTCAGGAAAGAGTTATTTAGACAATATGTTAGAGCGCGAGAGCAAGCGCACTGGAATTACATCTCTTAAAATTGCTTCTAATAATGTCTTTGGGTATTACATTGAAGTGCGACATACCCATAAAGATAAAGTACCTGCAGATTGGATTAGAAAACAAACTTTAGTAAGTGCTGAACGCTATATCACTGAAGAACTGAAGGAATATGAAACCAAGATCTTAGGAGCCGAGGAACGCATCTTATTGATTGAACAACAGTTGTTCGCGGAGTTGGTGAATGATATGATGCGTTTTATTAAACCTGTACAGCACAATGCAGCCTTAGTGGCCGAGTTGGATTGCCTCTGTGGATTTGCACAATTGGCTACAGAAAATCATTATAGCAGGCCACAGATTAACGATGATCATGTTTTAGATATCAAAAACGGCAGGCATCCAGTAATAGAAAAACAGTTACCTCATGGCGAGCCCTATATTGCCAATGATGTGTATCTCGACCGGGAAGAGCAACAAATTATAATGATAACGGGGCCAAATATGTCTGGTAAATCGGCCATCTTGAGACAAACAGCGCTTATCGTTTTGTTAGCTCAAATGGGGAGTTTTGTACCCGCAGAAGCGGCGACTATAGGATTGACCGATAAGATTTTTACCAGAGTAGGTGCCAGTGATAACATCTCGATGGGAGAATCTACCTTTATGGTAGAGATGAATGAGACAGCCTCTATTTTAAATAATGTTTCAGATCGAAGTTTAGTGCTCTTAGATGAGATTGGTAGGGGTACCAGTACTTATGACGGGATTTCAATTGCGTGGGCTATTAGTGAATATCTGCATGAACACCCAAGTAAGGCCAAAACGCTTTTTGCTACCCATTATCATGAGCTCAACGAGATGTCGACCACGTTTAAGCGTATCAAGAATTTTAACGTCTCTGTAAAAGAATTAAAAGATAATGTCTTATTTCTTCGGAAATTGGTAGAGGGTGGTAGCGAACACAGTTTTGGAATTCACGTCGCTAAAATGGCAGGAATGCCGCAACAAGTGATTCATCGCGCCAATAAAATATTGAAGCAACTGGAGAAATCACATTCTAGTGATGCGCTTACAGATAAGGTCAAAACTTTGGATAATGAGATGCAGTTGAGCTTTTTTAATTTGGATGATCCTTTGTTAGAGCGCATTAGAGAGGATATTGTAAATATTGATATCAATACTTTAACTCCTGTTGAGGCCTTGATGAAACTGAATGAGATCAAGCGCATGTTGCTTAAAAAGAAGCAAGCTTAA